The following is a genomic window from Saccopteryx bilineata isolate mSacBil1 chromosome 4, mSacBil1_pri_phased_curated, whole genome shotgun sequence.
agaggccGGGCCGGTTCTGTGCTCCAGGCTGGACTTGCGcacaggaggggctgggggcgcAGACCCGCCGGGCCTCAGGGACGGGCCCCCCTTGGGAGCCACGCTCTTCTTGCTGCTGGGGGCGGCCTTCAGGCTGCCCGAGCTGGCCGCTGTCTCGGCCGGGCTGTTCCCCCAGTGTGTGGCCGGCGTGGTCACTCCCAGTGTGGTGGCCCCCCTGCGCAGCGGCGGGATCTGAGCCGCAGCCACCGGTCTGTGGGCCGCCCTGGCTGCCGCCTCGCCGCCGTCCACCACCCTGTGGGCACCAGCCAGCACTGGGACCGGGCTGGGCGTTCTGCCAGCAGAGCCGGCCTGGAGCGGGTCACACGCCTCTCCTCGGAGcagccaggggtcctcaaacagGCTTCCGGGGCCAGGCGGGCTCAGGGCCAGGCGGGGGCAGCCCACGTGACTGGCCGCTGAGGTAGTCCTGGGTTTCCGGGGAAGGCTGGAGTGGATGGTCTGTGCTGGGGCTGCCCCAGGAGGGGACGTGGCCTGGGGCTCCCTGCCAGGCCGGGTGGGGGCTGCTGCAGCCATGGGGACAGGACTGCCCAGCCTGTGGCACTCTGGGAATCCTAGGCTGTGGTCCTCCGGGGAGCTGTCCGGGACTGGGGGGCCCAGGAGGTCGAGCCCTGCCAGTGGGTCGGAGCCGAAAGGGTCCGGGCTGGCCTGCGAGGCCGGCCTCGGTGCCGGCCCAAGGCTGCCGTCGCTGAGCCAGGGACAGGAGGCGTGGGGGGCCTGCAAGGAGCATGAGTCCCAGGAGCTGGCAGAGGAGCCGGCGGCCGGCGCGCTGCAGGCGTCGAACTCGTCGTTCATGCTGCTGATGATGCTCACGGGCCTCGAACCTGAGGCCAGGGCCTGCAGGGAGCAGTCGCTGCTGAAGCTGGCCAGGCTGGCGGGGCGCCCGCCCAGGGACAGCTCCTCCACCACCGTAAACACCAGCTCGTCCTCGCCATTCAGCTCCACGGGCTGCTGCAGGGTCACCGTGGTGGTCAGCAGGCCCCGCTCCACGCGGCCCCGAGTGGACGGGCGGGAGGGGCCCCCCTGCCCGCTTAGGCCTGCCGGGGGCGTCCGGCCCACACTGTCAGCGCCCCCGCCTCCGGGCTCATCGGGGACGCGGACAGCCTCCAGCTGCCCAGGCGGTGGCGGGGCTGGACTGGGCAGTGGCCTCCTGCCTCCGCCCCCCATGCCTCTGTCTGGCACGAGCAGCTCAGGTTTGGTGCTGCCATCCTCCCTCGGGTCCCTGGGTGCCTTGGGGGGCTCCGGGGCGCCCCGGTGGGTGTCTGGGCCGGGGCTGCCATGAGGTGTGCTGGCCGCCAGCGGGGCGCCGACAGCCATCCTGGGGGCCGCGGCCTCGGGCAGCACGGGCTTCCTGGCCCCCCGGGCCGGGCTGGCCGGGGCCCCAGAGGGGCCCTCCCTGCCGTCGATGTCCCCCAGCCGCTCCTGCAGCTCCGCAAAGGTGCTGCAGCGGAAGTGGTCGGCGTCCCGTGGGCCCCCCGAGAACCGGCGACGGCTCAGCGCAGGGATGATGGGCACGAAGTCAGGCGGGCCCTCGTTGTCCGTGAGCTCGCGGTCAGACAGCGCCGCCCCGCCGGGTCCCACATAAATGACCGTGTCACAGGACTGCTCGCTGCTGGAGGAGTAGTCGGGATCGCCGGGCGAGCTGGAGGCCAGGCGGTTCGGGTCTGGGGCCCCCAGGCGCGGGTAGAAGGGTGGCAGGACCAGGGGGCGGTGGGCGTGGCCTTCCTCACAGGAGCTGTCCCCACCCGAGGAGCTGGAGGCGTACTGGGGGCAGAGCAAGCCTGCGTGTGAGCACTGGGCCCGCCCACGTACCCCTGCGGCacgcgtgcacacgcacacacacacacggcactcCGAGAGGGAATGTCAGCACCAGCCACCAGCCTGTCCCTCCCACCTAGCAGTGGGAAGAGGCACTAATGGGCTCAGGCACAAGCACAGCCAAGCCCTCTCCGCACTTCCAAGAAAACAGCAAGAACCAGTCACGGGGAGGCGGGAATGCATGCCCAGGGCCGTGTGCCCAAAACTGGATCCAGGACCCAGACCCATGTCCTTCTGACCCAGGGAGCCCAACTCCACCCTGCTGGTCGGTGAAATGGGAGGTGGGAGGCCATGGGGACCCACGAGGCAGCACTGACCACCCAGTGACGCCTGGGCCAGGCCGACAGAGGCCAGGCAGGCAGAGTCCCCCTGCACGTAGCTCCAATTCTGCTGGGACGTAGGGTGACTTCAGAcatggctgcctgcctcctctgggcAGGGCCAGGTGGCAGCCCCATgactcagggcacagaggaggccCGGGCCCTcggagggtggggagaggtagGCGGGGGAGAGAACCAACCTTGACCTTCTTCCTGCGCAGACGGTGGATACGGGCGGCCAGCTGGGCGGTGCTGAGCGTCTCGGCGTGGCGGGCCGGTGCATCCGAGATGTGGGCGATCATGGTGGTGTGGCAGTTGGTAGTGGCCAGGGCTTCCCGCAGCAGCAGGGTGAGCCTGTgctccctgggggtggggagtgtcAGAGTGCGAAGCTGGCCATCAGGGTGCAGGGCGGCAGGGAAGGAGCAGCTGTTGCCAGACCAGGGCGTGCCCGCATCACCGGGACCTGgtctgccattcacctctgtcccctgggTGCCgggccccccccccaaccctgggTCATGAGGCCCCCATCAGGCACGGGAAAATACAGAACTAAAGAGCTCAGAGGCCAAATTCACTGGACCTGCCCAACCTGCTCCAGGCTGGTTCCCCAAGGGCTACCCGGCCACTGCCCACTGAGGACCCACTGCTCACCTGTAGGGCACGTGCTTGGCTCCGCTGACCAGGGCCAAGATGACACTGCCCAAGgccgacagggacagacagagggggCCCCCGGGTGCCTCCCCGCCCCTGCTGGGCACCCCCTCGCAGCTGCCCAGGTCGATGAGGTGCAGGCGGCTGCGGCCTCCGGACACTGGAACCACAAGGCAGGCGGGTGAGACATGGCCCTGGGCAGCGGCCCTGCCTCTGGCCCCAGCCTGTGGGCGCCAGCCGCAGTGGACACCTACTTCCGCCCCGGCCGCACTTCTCCACGCGGTACTGGTAGACGTGCAGCGTGAACAGCATGTGGGAGCCGCCCCGGGCGCCTCTGGGGTCTCCGGCCCGGCCGGCGCTGCGGGCAGCAAGAGCCGCGTCCAGGTAGAAGGCCGCCTTCTCGGCCGTGGGCGCCCGCAGCTCGCTCTGGTTCTGGAGCTGGGCCAGGCAGGGGAGACGGAGCCTCAGTGGCCTGGGGTGCAGAcgcagcccccgccccccacaaGGACCAGCGAACGGAGGTGCGGGGTACCTGTGCCCCACAGACTGGGTCCTCCCGCAAGTACACGCCTGGAGCCGGGGTGTCCTGGAGGGTGCCCGAGGCCGCCTCGGACAGCAAGTCGCGCAGGCCCTGGTCCTGGCCGCACACCTCCACGGCGGAGACGCGGACGGAGAAGCGGGTGCCTGTCCTCTCCTTGCGCTCCTCAATGAGCCGGAAGAGCCAGGAGATGGCGCAGGGCACCACGCCCAGGCTCTGCGGCGAGCTGTCCCTCCCAATCATGGTGTACGATTTGCCTGAGGGCCACCGGGAGGCATCAGGGCCCAGGCCATGCTCCGCGTGACCGCCCGTCAGAGCCCACCTGACCCGGCAGCCGCCTCCCAACCCTGCCCAGTGTCCTCAGAGCCAACCTGGGGCCACTGAGACCCCAAGGGCCTCCTCGGACCTGCTCCAAGGCCCCACCTTCCAGGCCTGCAGGGTTTTGGCTTCCTCTCCCCGAGCCCCCCGCCCCATGTGCCCACCCACTGCCCATGTGGTTACGCCCACATCCCCCTCCCCATCCGGAAACGGGGCTCAGGGACTCAGTGGATGACAGGGGCCCTCACCGAGGCTCGTGTGGCCGAAGGAAAAAATGCAACCATCAGCCCCACTGACCACAGACTGGAGCACATCCGCCACCGTCCCTGAGCAGACCTCCGCCTGCGGGAGGGACAGAGAGTCGGGCATTTGTCTCCCAGCATCCCGACGTGTCCACTTGTCCCCGTCACACGCAGGCAGCCAGTTCACGAGGTGGCCAGGCTGGCATACTCAGATCTCTGTGTGCCCCCAGGACAGGGCACACGCAGCATGAACCGACTAGACACGCAGCTAACAGGCAAGCACACGTGTGCGTGCACAAGTCACTACCAGCGTGGACACGGCCAGGACAAACTCCAGCGCCCGTGGCCCAGCACGCAGGGGACGCACAGACCATTCCCGGAGCTCACACACACATCCAGGTCGGCTCTCGCAGCAGGTGGGCTCTTCCCGGGGGAACCTCGGCCTGAAAACCAGGCCAGGCGCCGGGTGCAGACACCCCAGGGGCCGAGGGGGGCGCAGAGGGGCACAGGTGTGACCTCAGGGCCCTGAGCCGGCAGCTGTCCCCAGGCCCTCAGCCCACACCCATTCCCTCACCTGCTCTGAGTCCTGGGGGAAGACGGCATCGAAGGCAAACATCTTAGGGACCGCGGTGGTGGAGGCCCGTCGGGGACCTGTGCTGCCCGGGAGCCCCGCAGCCGGGTCATAAAGGGTCACCTGCTTCTTCCGCGGATCCACCTTCAGGAAGGAAGTGGACTCGGCCGAGCGCTGGGCCCCCTCGGCCGGCCAGACCCGCAGCATGACCTTTACCTGGAGGCAGGCAGGAGCAGGCACCTGAACAGCCGGCCACCCACCCTGCCAGCTGCTCATCACGGGGCAGCGGAGCCCCAGGCAGGAGCTGGGACGGCGGGCCTCCGCACGGATCCCTCCGCAGGAATGTGGGGCCCGCGCCCCTGCTCTGGGCCAGAGCGGGTCCCGGATGAGGTCAGCGGGGCAGAAGGAACGCGAGCCCAGAGGAAGGCTGGCCAGCGTGGGGCAAGTCAGCACAGGGCAGGCAGGCCACCGAGCAGAGGGAGGGCGGGCAGAGACGGAAGTGCGGGGGCGGCACAGAGGGATCCCGCCTGCCCTCGATGTGGGGTTCACCACACCCCCTTGCTGACTGGACACAGCACCCGGGGGGTGCTGACCCCAGAGGTACAGACCGTTTGAGAGCCAGTCACCCTCCGTGTGCACCCTCAGCTCTGCCAGCTTCCAGGGTGGAACACTTGCATGCTGACACCTCCCCACCAGGCCCCATACCCCGAGAGGAGGGAGGAAACGTGCTCAGAGAGGTCAACTGCCTCACCGGCATCGCACAGCCTGAGAGCAGCTGCCTGAAACCCCAAACCCCGAGTCTGAGGGCAGTGAGAGAGGGCGAGGCCAGCAGAGGCCGGCACCAAGACGCCCCCACAGGAAGATGCTGGCCCAAGCCTCTCCCAGCAGGGCCCTCCTTGGGCCCCACCCGATGGAGGGGGGCTGCCCAGCACACCCTGGGCCCCTCCAACGCCGGAGGACAGGCAGCCAGATCGGCCATCCCTGGACTGGGCCGGTGCCCCAGAGCAGCTCACTGCCGGCTGAGAGGGAGGGCAGTCCCCACACCCAGCCCCCCGCCCTCTACCCTGGGGGCCCTTCCTTCCCCCCAGCCCCTGAACCTGAGTTCTTCAGGGCTCTGAGTGCAGCTGCCACCACAGGAGGGCTGGAAACAGATGCCCCACTGCGGGGACAGGCCTGGGCCCTAATGCCCCAGGAGAGAAACTCGGAATCCCACTTACGGGCAGGATGCTGGTCTGCAGAGAGCCTGACAATGGGCAAAGGGAAGGAAATGGTGGCCCTGCTGAGAagacaatccttttttttttaatttttatttatttattcattttcgagttaagagaagagagagagagagagagagagagagagaaggggggaggagcaggaagcatcaactcccatatgtgccttgaccaggcaagcccaaggttttcaaaccagcgacctcagcgttccaggttgactgacactttatctactgtgccaggaagggggggggggactgagagGCCTCAGGTGGGGGCCAAGGAGGgagaggacagagcagaggggcAGGGGTCTGAGCTCAGCCGGCAGGTGACCAGGCAATCTCCGCTCTTGTGTCCACAAAACACAAGAATGCACAAAACTGTGTCCACCTTGCACAAGACTCGGCTTCCTGGACACTGGTCCAGCCCCGAAAAGCCCTCACCCTCCAGGGAACAGAaggctgaggggaggaggggctgggaaaCAAGATGCCCCAAACCTGTACCAGAAagaccccctcccccagagaGTGCCTCCTGTCCGGAGCAAAAAGAAAGGGTCCACGGGAGGAGCCGCCCTAAACCAGGAAACACCCCCCCTGCCGCCCGAGGAAAAGGCACCAGACTACTTTCAGGGGAGGTCACCTCCATGGTCCTGCGCCACGACAGCGTAAGCCAGATCGCGCGCACCTCACAGCCAATATTTCTCACGGACTTAATAGTAAGTGACAGATACATAACGCCCACAAAATTGGTTTACCGGGGGCAGCTCGCAATGGCGCCACCTCCCCTTCCCTGAGCGCGCAGGGATATGCAAAGCCCGCCCAGGAAGGCGCGTGCGTCCGGTCCTCGACCCTCAGTCCTCGGGGACGCGCGGGGAGCACTTTCCTACGGCTCCTGCCGCACTCCTGCGCCTGGTTCCATTAGCCCGGAATCAATTCTTTTATTCCCCAACGACCgaaaaaaactatttcatttcCAAATGCCGCTGCCAAGCGGCCCACGCGCGCGTGCACATTGCCCAGTCACGTTGGGCAATTTTTTTCCAGCGTGAACCCCCGGCCACTTCAGGAGCCAAATGGGTTCTGCAGAGGAGAGAGCTCCTGGTGCGCAGGGACTGGACACGGGCAGTGCCTGCCCCGGGCGCCCTGGCCCTGCTAAATGCACAGGCCATTGTCTGCAAGAATCCTGTCTTCCAAGACAAGCGCACGAGGCTGCCTCTGTCCTAAACGTTCAGAGTACAAAGCCCCACTGAATAGCTGCTGgttaggagaagaaaaaaaaaaaagaacactttgcATGAAAAAGAAAGGCTTTCTGCTCCTCAGAGGTGGCCCAggcgcggggggggggaggggcgctcAGCACCCACACAACAAGGATGTCTCTTTTAACAGGGCGAGATGATGGATTATTCCGAGCAGCATGTTCATGTCAGAAATTGAGCGTAATCTAACTTCTTTTCTGTGACAATATTAAATGCCTCTCAGAAGGCATTTCTGACTGTGACggaggcagggaggggcctggggTGCGCAGTGATAGGACGGACCGGTGACCAAGGGGACAGAAGAGAGTCACCCACAGAGAAGGGAGGACCGGGCCCTGGTGGAAACCTGGCCCCAGGAGGCAGTGGGGGGGGGCCTGCGGGCACCCCAAGTAAACGGGGTGTGTGCAACCTTCTGGCTGTCCACCCAAGACACCGGTCACTCGACCCACTCGGCCACAGACGAAGCCTAGATACTATGGATAGGCCACGTGACCAGGCCAAGGTCAAAGCCAGGCCCAGAGGTGTTTGTTGAAGGTCCCTCCCTACTCCCTAATGCCAGTGCACTCTCTCCAGTTCCCACCGTCCTCCCACTGGCCCAGGCAGAGCGACATCCCCATCCAGCAAGCTCCCGAGTCACCGACGCCATCCCTCCACGGGCACAGAGCCCTCCTCGCTAACCGTGCCCACGAGCCTGGGTGTGCTCGCAGATCCGACACAGGCAGCACCCTGGGCAGGGCTCCACTGCAGTGACCACTGACCCAGGCGGGGCCAGGATGAAGCCCAGTCTCAGCAAAAGGCCACGGAGCCAGAGGACAACATCCAGcgtggccagggcccagctggccGGTTCCCTGACTGGGTAAGGCCCTTCTCccctgtgggcctcagtttccccctatTCCCGTGGCCGGCTGTGGCTGGGATCTGCCTGGATACAGAGAGCCAAGGGTCCCACGCCTGCCCCTGGCCCCACCCGGGGGGCAGCATGCCAACAGAGGTGAGGCCAAAGGGTTCCTGGGGTCAGACCCCAATTCCTAGTCCCAGGAAGGCCTGGCTGTCCTGCCCCACACCGAGACCAGCACGTGACGCTGGAGCCCTCGCCCATTTCCTCCACCCTATCCCATCTCCCAGGGTCCCCGCAGCCACCTTGAGCCAACAGGGTTGGCCTGGGCCTCCGTCTCCCCATCTGTACCCCCCAACTGACCACCTTGTCCAGCCAAGGGGAAGGAAGCAGGGGTCTTCTGTCTCCTGcacccccttccccacacctgctcAAACACCCCCCCTATCAGGGCCGGGTCTACCTTTCCGACACTACTGGGGTTGTCCTTGGCCTTGGAGGCAGCCCTGAGCAGGCAGGGGGGTGCAGGGGGCGGCCACAGCTGCAGGACCCCGCTGAAGTCCGTGGGGTAGACGGAAGTGCCTCGGGCCGCGGGCGCCGGCGGTGGGTGGGGCTTCTTGCGcttggaggccaggctgagcttCTGGgcggccctgggggagggggggcaggcaGTTGGGGGTTCAGGAGCATCCCTGTCACCAGTCTTGCCCTGAATGCAGCTGCAGGGCCCCAGTTGGCaccccagggctggggctgccGAGTCTATCCCCAGCAGCTCAGGCCGGTGCAGGCCTGGCCAGGTGACGGGCAGGCAGACCCGGGAGCCCGGGAGCCCAGGTACCTACCACACCTGCCCTCTGCCTGCCCTGTGTCCCCAGCCCTGCAGCAGCCATGGGGAGCAGGACGCACCAGCCACTCACAGGCTGGGTGACGGTCTCTCCGTGCCTGTTTCCCCATCTCTCCCACGGGCCTGATGTGCTGCCAGAGGCCCTTGCGTGTGACCCCCACAAGCTGATATTCAAGGCACCGTCCACCCAGgggagccccccgcccccacggAAGGGCTGGAGGGGGGACGGCTCGGCTCAGCCCGTCTTGTCCTCCCGCCAGGGCCGTGGAGGAGCCTGACCCGCAGGCGACAGTGTGGCCCCTCGCCAGCCGCCTGCTCTGGGAGACGGATCCACAGCTGGTGTTTCGCTTGACTCCTCTCATCTTTAACAGGACTTGTCTGTTAAGAGACCCCAGGGATGACTTTCGTCCTAGTGAGGTGTCATCATCGAAAATAAAAGTAATCTATGACTCATGGCGGATCCCTAGCTGGGCGGGGGCTgggcaggagtggggggggggcgtcCCAGGATCCTGAGCCCATGGCTTCCAGCTGAGTCTCATAAGCACCCAGGTGGGGCCCAGACAAAGTGGGGTGCGTTCCGACACAAACAGATAGTAACCCAAGTCCCATCTGAGACTCCACACAAAAAAGGCCCTTGTCTCCCTGCATTGCCCTCGTCCCCCTCTGCCCGAAGACCACCCACAGGTCAGGGGCAGAACAGGGGCTCTCAGCATCACCTGGGCACAGGGTGAGAGTCAGGACAGGGGCCACAGCCTCACTGCAGTGACGATGGGGGGGACAGGAAGTCCAGGCCTAGCCTAGGAGTTTCAGCTCATGGGCacaccctgccccacccaacgCACAGCCCCACCCACCTGGGTCTCTCTGCAGCATCCCGCcaaccacggggggggggggggggctgtagtCCAACGTGGAGGACACCAGTGTCCAGCAGGCAGCCCCGCCCCACCAGCCTGGCACTGCCCCAGCAGGacaccagagaggaaggagcttgCAGGTGCACAGGGAGGCCCTCCCCCACCAGGCTGGACGGGGCGGGGCAGGCTGCGGAAGGGACGCAGGGCCTGGACCTGGCCTTGGCCCTCAAAGGTCAGGGAGACCCACGGCACTCCATGAACACGGCCGTGGTGCCCGCCCCGTGCTTGGGGGGCAAGGCAGCACACGGGGCCCGTCGGGCAACAGCCTGAGCTGAAAGCCATTGACTCAGCCTCCAGGCTGAGAGGACAGTTCAGCAAACTGCCATGGTGGAGGAGTGCCCCCAACCCCAAAGCTGGCTCCTGCCCCCCCCAAGGTTGGACAGGGTCAGCTAGGGACCCGAGCCTGtgtgtctgggggtggggggacagagcaTCCTATACCCATACCCCTAAGCCTCAGGGGACAGAGAAGGCCAAGTGACACTGTTTGGAGCCTCTCGTCTGCAGAGGCCAAGACCAGAGGGCAGGGCTGTGCCCTGTGGGCACACGTGAGGCCACAGAGGGCTCGGCACCCTCTGTGACCCTCTCAGGGGCCAGGAGTGGGCAGCACAGGCCTCAGCCCCACCCCGGCCACCCTCGGGCCCAGCCGTGGAGCACGGCAGACATCCTTCCCCACCTGACACACCCAGGTCCCGCCTGCACAGACGCGCGAGGTTCCGTCCTCTGAGGCCCTGCCAGCCCCAGGAGTCTGGAATGTTATTGGCCAAGCACCTCCGCCCCGTGTCTGACCTAACTCAAGGTGCCCTCTCCTCCAGACCCTGGCCCGGCACCGGCCAAGGGCCTGGCCCCGGCCGAGCCTGAGAGCCTGGGAACTGGGGAGCTGCAGCCCCCACTTGGCCCCGGGCCCCTGCTTCGCGGGTGTGACTCAAGGCGCGTCACTACATTAATGAGGCCCCAGGACGGGCAGCTCTCCTTTGATGAAATCCAGGCCCTCGTAAACTGGGACAAGCCCGTCAGCCACTGGGCGAGTGCACTTCAGCTGGCACGACCTGGGGgggcctgtggggaggggggggcgcTGGTTGGGTCAGGCCCGCTCTGCCCTCCGGGCCCCAGCCTCTGGGGGGCACGCCTGGTTTCTGAGCAGCAGGGGTGAAGATGGGGGGTTGCGATGAGACTGCGAGAACGAACAGTGTCCCTCATGGGACCACGCATGACTGCTGcacagctggggggtggggacccCACGGCGGGACCTGCCAGGGAGAGGCATGCTGGGAGGAGACATGCAGGGGGAGTATGGGCAAGTTTGGTTCATCTCTGAAAGGAAGACTTGGAAAAACAGGAACTTGGCTGCATACAGAACCCTCCTCATCCTCCGAGgacacctcctccaagaagcctgcCCTGATGCTGGGCTTTCCCAGACCATGTGACTCCTGCTACTATAggagcaccaccaccaccccgcCCATCTTGAGCCTTCGGTTTACAGGGCTgtgtcccccaccaccacccctagGCAGGGGCTCTGGAGGACAGGGGTCTGTCAAGCCATTCCCGGGACACAGGGGAAGTTTAGGACATGGCCATGAGTGAGTGAGTGCATAGGTGGGCTCCTGGAACACCCACCAGCCCCTCACTCCAATCCCAGAGGCCTTTCCTGGGCTCACCAGCCCAGGACATTGATTCATGTAAATGTGTAAACAGAAAGAGGACTGTTTTGCCTTTTCACAGAGACAAGTGGCCTCTCCCAAATGAGAAGGTAATTCAGAGGCAGCCAGCCTTGAGGGCAAGGCCCTCAGTTACCCGCGGAGACATAGGCCTGCTCAGACGTGTGCGGGTCCTTTACAGCCACTTAGGGCTTCCTAACTGGGTGGCAATGAGGCTGGCAGACCTGACCACGCCCAATGCACCCACCTGTCTGCGTCCACTCCGGGAGCCGCCACTCACAGGCCCTGAAAGCTTTAGGATCTGCCCATCGGGAACCCAAGGGGTACGGGCTGCTATGGGGCCCTAGACCCCTGAAGCCAGGGACCAAGGTCCCAGCACCCTGACCCCTGGCCCTTGCCATGGCTGGCTCTTTCCACGTCACCCAGAGGCTGTGAGGCCTCCTCAGCCCCACCCTGTGGGTGAGGGGCACCTCTCCGCAGAGCCCTCCCGTGGGTGCCCAGCGAGAGCTGCCCGCGTGCCCCTGGGCGGCACCCACTCTGGTTCTGGACCCCGCTGGGCGTCACGCCTACTGGTGCAGGGGCTGTGCATCCAGgcagacacggggggggggggggacctgtgCAAGCATCCGCCTCCCCCACACCTGCTGAGGCATCTAGACTCAGGGAGGTGCCCCTAGAAAAGCCCAGAAGgcgcgggggaggggtggcgcGCTAATGGAGGCATCTGGGAGGAAGTCTGCACAGGCAGGAAGGACAGGGACATTGCAGGCAGGAGAGGGAGTCAAGGTCACCAGAGCCGCCCGAGAAAATGTAATTATGGTTGCCTGGCCCACGAGGCCCAGCCTCTCCGGGACTCTGGCGGGGGCCGGCACACTGAGCGCTCGGTTACAGCTGCGGCGCTATGCCCAGGCCCAGCCGAGGAGTGCAGGGCACCGGGCCTCACTCCTGGGCTCTGCGCCCCCCAGGTGCTGATGAAACCCTGGGTCTCGGGGTGCCCATGCAACACCCCTCACCTCAGCCTCCCCGCATGGAGGCGGGCAGCTCAGAGGTCCCGCAGAGGGCCCGTGCCATGCAACACCCCTCACCTCAGCCTCCCGCGTGGAGGCAGCAGCTCAGAGGTCCCGCAGAGGGCCCGTGCCATGCAACACCCCTCACCTCAGCCTCCCCGCACGCGCCTCAGCCTCCCCGCGTAGAGGTGGACAGCTCAGAGGTCCCAGAGAGGACCCGTGCCATGCAACACTCCTCACCTCAGCCTCCCCGCGTAGAGGCGGACAGCTCAGAGGTCCCGCAGAGGACCCGTGCCATGCAACACCCCTCACCTCAGCCTCCCCGCGTGGAGGCGGGCAGCTCAGAGGTCCCGCAGAGGACCCGTGCCATGGAACACTCCTCACCTCAGCCTCCCCGCGTGGAGGCAGCAGCTCAGAGGTCCCGCAGAGGGCCCGTGCCATGCAACACCCCTCACCTCAGCCTCCCCGCGTGGAGGCAGCAGCTCAGAGGTCCCGCAGAGGGCCCGTGCCATGCAACACCCCTCACCTCAGCCTCCCCGCACGCGCCTCAGCCTCCCCGCGTAGAGGTGGACAGCTCAGAGGTCCCAGAGAGGACCCGTGCCATGCAACACTCCTCACCTCAGCCTCCCCGCGTAGAGGCGGACAGCTCAGAGGACCC
Proteins encoded in this region:
- the KIF26A gene encoding kinesin-like protein KIF26A isoform X2; amino-acid sequence: MGGRGVPLCAAQPVVAEGGPAREPLQLVEVTPRKRLPVGPEQDPCGSRPVPEGAGAGAEQGHSAGGGGWCGHCHTKLAELKRQAWKLVSGPGTPHRDPCLSALLLDKLSSPGALSSCRPEAERRCDVCATHLNQLTREALQRLQAAAGCEDLDAPHRGPGLTPSSPAAMTGLRDGPGVAGPAGRPPGRTGPARRKELAWPSGPSVQVSVAPAGLGGALSTVTIQAQQCLEGMWSVSRVNSFLPPSCLAEAAVAAVAVADTVRDGPPAVGPDSGPKVWGRGGACTTTLVSSAPGPPARGSTGPSAAASFFVRAAQKLSLASKRKKPHPPPAPAARGTSVYPTDFSGVLQLWPPPAPPCLLRAASKAKDNPSSVGKVKVMLRVWPAEGAQRSAESTSFLKVDPRKKQVTLYDPAAGLPGSTGPRRASTTAVPKMFAFDAVFPQDSEQAEVCSGTVADVLQSVVSGADGCIFSFGHTSLGKSYTMIGRDSSPQSLGVVPCAISWLFRLIEERKERTGTRFSVRVSAVEVCGQDQGLRDLLSEAASGTLQDTPAPGVYLREDPVCGAQLQNQSELRAPTAEKAAFYLDAALAARSAGRAGDPRGARGGSHMLFTLHVYQYRVEKCGRGGMSGGRSRLHLIDLGSCEGVPSRGGEAPGGPLCLSLSALGSVILALVSGAKHVPYREHRLTLLLREALATTNCHTTMIAHISDAPARHAETLSTAQLAARIHRLRRKKVKYASSSSGGDSSCEEGHAHRPLVLPPFYPRLGAPDPNRLASSSPGDPDYSSSSEQSCDTVIYVGPGGAALSDRELTDNEGPPDFVPIIPALSRRRFSGGPRDADHFRCSTFAELQERLGDIDGREGPSGAPASPARGARKPVLPEAAAPRMAVGAPLAASTPHGSPGPDTHRGAPEPPKAPRDPREDGSTKPELLVPDRGMGGGGRRPLPSPAPPPPGQLEAVRVPDEPGGGGADSVGRTPPAGLSGQGGPSRPSTRGRVERGLLTTTVTLQQPVELNGEDELVFTVVEELSLGGRPASLASFSSDCSLQALASGSRPVSIISSMNDEFDACSAPAAGSSASSWDSCSLQAPHASCPWLSDGSLGPAPRPASQASPDPFGSDPLAGLDLLGPPVPDSSPEDHSLGFPECHRLGSPVPMAAAAPTRPGREPQATSPPGAAPAQTIHSSLPRKPRTTSAASHVGCPRLALSPPGPGSLFEDPWLLRGEACDPLQAGSAGRTPSPVPVLAGAHRVVDGGEAAARAAHRPVAAAQIPPLRRGATTLGVTTPATHWGNSPAETAASSGSLKAAPSSKKSVAPKGGPSLRPGGSAPPAPPVRKSSLEHRTGPASAPLPAGSLTLTGAAALLRGDEEARLGGRADHSVSRATSSLKVRAGKAEAAHRPAAHGSLERGEGLAHGSGKARDAAGRPARAVPRLGVPLTSPTLGSAPACKGSPSKGAGTPKSPAAGGKGRSPAASGSRALGASGKPLVPVAGPRAVPRATPSLGPKTSRGTIMGTKQALRAAHSRVNELAASGAPGRAGPSQGSADSDSGNDSGVNVAEERPPAGPSLPSPYSKVTAPRRPQRYSSGHGSDNSSVLSGELPPAMGRTALFYHSGGSSGYESMMRDSEATGSASSAPDSMSDSGAASPGSRARSLKSPKKRATGLQRRRLIPAPLPDAAALGRKPSLPGQWVDLPPPLGASLKEPFEIKVYEIDDVARLQRHRPPPREDLEPCQDTEKGPAVCAGAKLRLAEHRRQRLWDVQTQRELLCAELAETQGRLMVQPGRWLAQFEVDPELEPESAEYLAALERTTAALEQYVNLCKAHVMMVTCFDISIATPATTSGPQEVDV